In one window of Camelina sativa cultivar DH55 chromosome 15, Cs, whole genome shotgun sequence DNA:
- the LOC104745829 gene encoding uncharacterized protein At4g04775-like — MSTVSGGSSGSSNVRQRGFVVGVPKRCWCGEHIVAKNSKSEPNPSRRYFRCREAAAKKLVNDNHIFKWVDEALLDEVATLGVQFERVKEEMKERTIETLQEQKLKFEKMQMEFEKELCERVEEVLLEAKAELQCRMNKSIIVCVFGFMILFALFKLV, encoded by the exons ATGAGTACCGTTTCTGGAGGTTCGAGTGGTTCATCAAATGTTCGACAAAGAGGATTCGTCGTTGGCGTGCCTAAGAGATGCTGGTGTGGGGAACACATCGTGGCAAAGAATTCCAAATCCGAGCCTAATCCTTCTCGGAGATACTTTCGATGTCGAGAAGCAGCAGCAAAGAAG CTTGTGAACGATAACCACATCTTTAAGTGGGTCGATGAGGCATTGTTGGACGAGGTAGCAACATTGGGTGTTCAATttgagagagtaaaagaagagatgaaagagcgTACAATAGAGACATTGCAAGAACAGAAGCTGAAATttgagaagatgcaaatggagtTCGAAAAAGAGCTTTGTGAGAGGGTTGAAGAAGTTTTGTTGGAAGCAAAAGCTGAATTGCAATGTAGGATGAATAAGAGTATAATTGTATGTGTTTTCGGTTTTATGatcttgtttgctctgtttaagCTTGTATGA
- the LOC104745831 gene encoding beta-glucuronosyltransferase GlcAT14A, giving the protein MGYVNVEKRWVFPLVITSLVCVFLLATSFNMGLVSSLRTINGFFSIIPSRLAKNQTRFDFAESKVARQTRVPPHEDKLPRFAYLVSGSKGDVEKLWRTLRAVYHPRNQYVVHLDLESPVDERLELASRINKDPMYSETGNVYMITKANLVTYKGPTMVANTLHACAVLLKRSANWDWFINLSASDYPLVTQDDLLHTFSTLDRNLNFIEHTSQLGWKEEKRAQPLMIDPGLYLLNKSDIYWVTPRRNLPTAFKLFTGSAWMALSRPFVEYCIWGWDNLPRTLLMYYTNFVSSPEGYFQTVICNVPEFAKTAINHDLHYISWDTPPQQHPHVLSLNDTVPMISSGAAFARKFKRDDEVLDKIDKELLRRRNDKDSFAPGGWCSGKPKCSMVGDVAKIEPSAGAQRLQGLVDRLVNEAKTGDSQCK; this is encoded by the exons ATGGGGTATGTAAACGTGGAGAAGAGATGGGTATTTCCTCTTGTGATCACATCTCTTGTCTGCGTTTTTCTCCTTGCAACATCTTTCAACATGGGACTAGTCTCTTCCCTACGAACAATCAACGGGTTTTTCTCCATCATCCCTTCTCGTCTCGCCAAGAATCAAACGAGGTTTGACTTTGCAGAGTCCAAAGTCGCTAGACAAACACGTGTTCCTCCTCACGAAGACAAGCTTCCCCGTTTTGCTTACCTTGTTTCCGGGTCTAAAGGTGATGTAGAGAAACTTTGGAGAACACTTAGAGCTGTGTACCATCCGAGGAACCAGTATGTTGTTCATCTTGATCTTGAATCACCCGTGGATGAGAGATTAGAGCTGGCTTCTCGGATTAATAAGGATCCTATGTATTCCGAAACCGGGAATGTATATATGATAACCAAGGCTAATCTTGTCACATATAAAGGACCAACAATGGTGGCTAATACTCTTCACGCTTGTGCTGTTCTTCTTAAGAGAAGTGCCAACTGGGATTGGTTTATTAATCTCAGTGCTTCAGATTATCCTCTGGTGACTCAAGATG ATCTGCTTCATACGTTTTCGACATTGGACCGGAACCTTAACTTTATCGAACACACAAGTCAACTGGGTTGGAAAGA GGAGAAGCGAGCTCAGCCATTAATGATTGATCCTGGACTCTACTTGTTGAACAAATCAGATATTTACTGGGTCACACCTCGCCGAAATTTGCCAACTGCCTTTAAGTTATTCACTG GATCAGCTTGGATGGCTCTATCACGCCCGTTTGTAGAGTATTGCATATGGGGATGGGACAATTTACCACGAACACTCCTAATGTATTACACCAACTTCGTTTCATCACCCGAAGGTTACTTCCAGACAGTGATTTGCAACGTGCCAGAGTTTGCAAAAACCGCAATAAACCATGACCTCCACTACATCTCCTGGGACACTCCGCCACAGCAGCACCCACACGTGTTGTCACTCAACGACACAGTGCCGATGATATCGAGCGGTGCTGCATTTGCTAGGAAATTCAAAAGAGACGACGAAGTACTTGACAAGATAGACAAGGAATTACTTAGACGGAGGAATGATAAAGATAGTTTTGCTCCTGGTGGGTGGTGCAGTGGGAAACCAAAATGCTCCATGGTCGGTGATGTGGCTAAGATTGAGCCTAGCGCTGGAGCTCAGAGACTTCAGGGACTTGTGGACAGGTTAGTTAACGAAGCCAAAACTGGAGATAGTCAGTGTAAATAG
- the LOC104745830 gene encoding protein SPA1-RELATED 3 isoform X3, with translation MSSLRHRVLPPQILLKCPKEASFCLWLLHPDPSCRPSMSDLLQSEFITEPRDNLEEREAAVELRDRIEEQESLLEFLLLIQQRKHESAYRLRDTVSLLSSDIEQVVKRQLILKKRGSSLSDFSKDDHQYPSGQPLMNFQANEEPSAFLTSRKRFRQGVTALEDDVEVDEESQGSTLLESSRLMRNFKKLESVYFLTRRRQMKATASGKSLTRHSPLSSENGRGSMIVSEKSSVSNPVAPKDFYNNDLRQGGWIDPFLEGLCRYLSFSKLRVKADLKQGDLLNSSNLVCALAFDRDGELFATAGVNKKIKIFECNSIVNNNRDIHYPVVELAGRSKLSSLCWNSYIKSQIASSNFDGVVQIWDVARSQLVTEMKEHKKRVWSIDISSADPTLLASGSDDGTVKLWSINQGASIGTIKTKANICCVQFPSDSGRSLAFGSADHKVYYYDLRNPKIPLCTMVGHSKTVSYVKFVDSSTLVSSSTDNTLKLWDLSMSASGVNETPLHSFTGHTNLKNFVGLSVSDGYIATGSETNEVFVYHKAFPMPVMSYMFNNTDSVSGLEVDDASQFISSICWRGQSSTLVAANSNGNIKILEMMA, from the exons ATGTCTAGTTTAAGACATCGCGTTCTTCCGCCTCAGATTTTGCTCAAATGTCCAAAAGAAGCTTCTTTCTGCTTGTGGTTATTGCATCCCGACCCAAGTTGTCGACCATCAATGAG TGACTTGCTGCAAAGCGAGTTTATAACCGAACCAAGAGACAATTTGGAAGAACGTGAAGCAGCAGTTGAGCTTAGGGATAGAATCGAGGAACAGGAGTCGTTACTCGAGTTCTTGTTACTTATTCAACAGAGAAAGCATGAATCTGCGTATAGATTGAGGGACACCGTTTCGCTTCTTTCGTCTGACATTGAGCAAGTTGTAAAGAGACaattaattttgaagaaaaGGGGAAGCTCACTCTCTGATTTCAGTAAAGATGATCATCAATACCCCTCTGGTCAGCCATTGATGAACTTCCAGGCAAACGAGGAGCCATCAGCATTCTTGACCTCAAGAAAACGGTTTAGACAAGGAGTTACGGCATTGGAAGACGATGTTGAAGTTGATGAAGAGAGTCAAGGAAGCACACTTCTTGAAAGCTCTCGGTTGATGAGAAACTTCAAGAAACTAGAATCTGTCTACTTTCTGACAAGGCGCAGGCAAATGAAAGCTACTGCTTCAGGGAAATCATTAACTAGACATTCTCCGTTAAGTAGTGAAAATGGAAGAGGTTCAATGATTGTATCAGAGAAAAGCTCAGTAAGCAACCCGGTGGCACCCAAAGATTTCTACAATAATGATTTGAGACAAGGCGGGTGGATAGATCCATTCCTTGAGGGTTTGTGCAGATATTTATCATTCAGTAAGCTAAGAGTAAAAGCAGATTTGAAACAAGGAGATTTGTTGAACTCTTCTAACCTTGTCTGCGCCCTTGCTTTTGACCGAGATGGAGAACTATTCGCCACTGCTGGtgtcaacaagaaaatcaaaatattcgAATGTAACTCCATCGTAAACAATAACCGGGATATTCACTATCCGGTTGTTGAATTGGCTGGTCGGTCAAAGCTAAGTAGTTTATGTTGGAACAGCTACATAAAGAGCCAAATTGCATCAAGTAACTTTGATGGCGTAGTTCAG atATGGGATGTTGCGAGAAGCCAGTTGGTTACAGAGATGAAGGAGCACAAGAAGCGAGTATGGTCCATCGATATATCATCAGCAGACCCGACTTTGCTGGCTAGCGGAAGCGACGATGGAACTGTTAAGCTATGGAGTATCAATCAG GGAGCTAGCATTGGGACCATTAAGACAAAGGCCAATATATGCTGTGTCCAGTTTCCATCGGATTCAGGACGGTCTCTAGCATTTGGTTCTGCAGATCACAAAGTGTATTACTACGATCTTCGAAACCCCAAGATTCCTCTTTGCACAATGGTTGGTCATAGCAAGACAGTGAGCTATGTCAAGTTTGTTGATTCATCAACTCTTGTGTCCTCTTCTACTGATAACACACTCAAGCTTTGGGACTTGTCGATGTCTGCTTCTGGGGTTAATGAAACCCCTCTTCACTCATTCACTGGACATACTAATTTAAAG AATTTTGTTGGCTTATCTGTCTCTGATGGGTATATAGCAACAGGCTCAGAGACTAACGAG GTTTTCGTGTACCACAAGGCATTCCCAATGCCAGTGATGTCGTACATGTTCAACAACACCGACTCTGTATCTGGTCTAGAAGTGGATGATGCCTCACAATTCATATCTTCCATCTGCTGGCGAGGACAGTCGTCTACGTTAGTTGCTGCTAACTCCAATGGCAACATCAAGATTTTGGAGATGATGGCTTGA
- the LOC104745830 gene encoding protein SPA1-RELATED 3 isoform X2: MEGSSNSNSRGFNNTSGVSDRNTDFSPVERITSRSKPSSHVDDYVRSLFGTTSSTHKSGEDDSLGIDPFVRSLEWGDVSLRQWLDKPERSVDVFECLHVFRQIVEIVNSAHSQGIVVHNVRPSCFVMSSFNHVSFIESASDSGSDSLEDGPISQKEIGSSRREEAVSNAIAVEEKGDYNKLLERRIEKLEEEKNQPFPMKHILAMETSWYTSPEEDFGGSSTCASDVYRLGVLLFELFCPVPSREEKSRTMSSLRHRVLPPQILLKCPKEASFCLWLLHPDPSCRPSMSDLLQSEFITEPRDNLEEREAAVELRDRIEEQESLLEFLLLIQQRKHESAYRLRDTVSLLSSDIEQVVKRQLILKKRGSSLSDFSKDDHQYPSGQPLMNFQANEEPSAFLTSRKRFRQGVTALEDDVEVDEESQGSTLLESSRLMRNFKKLESVYFLTRRRQMKATASGKSLTRHSPLSSENGRGSMIVSEKSSVSNPVAPKDFYNNDLRQGGWIDPFLEGLCRYLSFSKLRVKADLKQGDLLNSSNLVCALAFDRDGELFATAGVNKKIKIFECNSIVNNNRDIHYPVVELAGRSKLSSLCWNSYIKSQIASSNFDGVVQIWDVARSQLVTEMKEHKKRVWSIDISSADPTLLASGSDDGTVKLWSINQAILI; this comes from the exons ATGGAAGGTTCTTCAAATTCTAACTCTAGGGGATTCAATAATACATCTGGTGTTTCAGACAGGAACACTGATTTTTCACCTGTTGAGAGAATCACATCTCGTTCCAAGCCTTCCTCTCATGTTGATGACTATGTCAGAAGCTTGTTTGGTACTACTAGTAGTACACACAAGTCCGGTGAAGACGATTCTTTAGGGATTGACCCTTTTGTTAGATCCTTGGAATGGGGTGATGTTAGCTTGAGACAGTGGTTGGATAAACCTGAAAGATCCGTTGATGTTTTCGAGTGCTTGCACGTTTTCAGACAAATCGTCGAGATTGTGAATTCGGCTCACTCTCAAGGCATTGTTGTTCATAATGTCAGGCCATCTTGTTTTGTTATGTCTTCCTTTAACCATGTTTCCTTCATTGAGTCCGCTTCGGACTCCGGCTCTGATTCCTTGGAGGACGGTCCAATTAGTCAGAAGGAGATTGGTAGCTCGAGAAGAGAGGAAGCTGTATCGAATGCTATTGCAGTTGAAGAGAAAGGAGACTACAATAAGCTTTTGGAGAGACGAATTGAGAaactggaagaagaaaagaatcaacCTTTTCCTATGAAACATATATTAGCTATGGAGACAAGCTGGTATACAAGCCCTGAAGAGGATTTTGGTGGTTCAAGTACTTGTGCTTCAGATGTTTACCGTCTTGGCGTTCTCCTTTTCGAG CTATTCTGCCCTGTGCCTTCAAGAGAAGAGAAGTCAAGAACTATGTCTAGTTTAAGACATCGCGTTCTTCCGCCTCAGATTTTGCTCAAATGTCCAAAAGAAGCTTCTTTCTGCTTGTGGTTATTGCATCCCGACCCAAGTTGTCGACCATCAATGAG TGACTTGCTGCAAAGCGAGTTTATAACCGAACCAAGAGACAATTTGGAAGAACGTGAAGCAGCAGTTGAGCTTAGGGATAGAATCGAGGAACAGGAGTCGTTACTCGAGTTCTTGTTACTTATTCAACAGAGAAAGCATGAATCTGCGTATAGATTGAGGGACACCGTTTCGCTTCTTTCGTCTGACATTGAGCAAGTTGTAAAGAGACaattaattttgaagaaaaGGGGAAGCTCACTCTCTGATTTCAGTAAAGATGATCATCAATACCCCTCTGGTCAGCCATTGATGAACTTCCAGGCAAACGAGGAGCCATCAGCATTCTTGACCTCAAGAAAACGGTTTAGACAAGGAGTTACGGCATTGGAAGACGATGTTGAAGTTGATGAAGAGAGTCAAGGAAGCACACTTCTTGAAAGCTCTCGGTTGATGAGAAACTTCAAGAAACTAGAATCTGTCTACTTTCTGACAAGGCGCAGGCAAATGAAAGCTACTGCTTCAGGGAAATCATTAACTAGACATTCTCCGTTAAGTAGTGAAAATGGAAGAGGTTCAATGATTGTATCAGAGAAAAGCTCAGTAAGCAACCCGGTGGCACCCAAAGATTTCTACAATAATGATTTGAGACAAGGCGGGTGGATAGATCCATTCCTTGAGGGTTTGTGCAGATATTTATCATTCAGTAAGCTAAGAGTAAAAGCAGATTTGAAACAAGGAGATTTGTTGAACTCTTCTAACCTTGTCTGCGCCCTTGCTTTTGACCGAGATGGAGAACTATTCGCCACTGCTGGtgtcaacaagaaaatcaaaatattcgAATGTAACTCCATCGTAAACAATAACCGGGATATTCACTATCCGGTTGTTGAATTGGCTGGTCGGTCAAAGCTAAGTAGTTTATGTTGGAACAGCTACATAAAGAGCCAAATTGCATCAAGTAACTTTGATGGCGTAGTTCAG atATGGGATGTTGCGAGAAGCCAGTTGGTTACAGAGATGAAGGAGCACAAGAAGCGAGTATGGTCCATCGATATATCATCAGCAGACCCGACTTTGCTGGCTAGCGGAAGCGACGATGGAACTGTTAAGCTATGGAGTATCAATCAGGCAATTCTAATTTGA
- the LOC104745830 gene encoding protein SPA1-RELATED 3 isoform X1 → MEGSSNSNSRGFNNTSGVSDRNTDFSPVERITSRSKPSSHVDDYVRSLFGTTSSTHKSGEDDSLGIDPFVRSLEWGDVSLRQWLDKPERSVDVFECLHVFRQIVEIVNSAHSQGIVVHNVRPSCFVMSSFNHVSFIESASDSGSDSLEDGPISQKEIGSSRREEAVSNAIAVEEKGDYNKLLERRIEKLEEEKNQPFPMKHILAMETSWYTSPEEDFGGSSTCASDVYRLGVLLFELFCPVPSREEKSRTMSSLRHRVLPPQILLKCPKEASFCLWLLHPDPSCRPSMSDLLQSEFITEPRDNLEEREAAVELRDRIEEQESLLEFLLLIQQRKHESAYRLRDTVSLLSSDIEQVVKRQLILKKRGSSLSDFSKDDHQYPSGQPLMNFQANEEPSAFLTSRKRFRQGVTALEDDVEVDEESQGSTLLESSRLMRNFKKLESVYFLTRRRQMKATASGKSLTRHSPLSSENGRGSMIVSEKSSVSNPVAPKDFYNNDLRQGGWIDPFLEGLCRYLSFSKLRVKADLKQGDLLNSSNLVCALAFDRDGELFATAGVNKKIKIFECNSIVNNNRDIHYPVVELAGRSKLSSLCWNSYIKSQIASSNFDGVVQIWDVARSQLVTEMKEHKKRVWSIDISSADPTLLASGSDDGTVKLWSINQGASIGTIKTKANICCVQFPSDSGRSLAFGSADHKVYYYDLRNPKIPLCTMVGHSKTVSYVKFVDSSTLVSSSTDNTLKLWDLSMSASGVNETPLHSFTGHTNLKNFVGLSVSDGYIATGSETNEVFVYHKAFPMPVMSYMFNNTDSVSGLEVDDASQFISSICWRGQSSTLVAANSNGNIKILEMMA, encoded by the exons ATGGAAGGTTCTTCAAATTCTAACTCTAGGGGATTCAATAATACATCTGGTGTTTCAGACAGGAACACTGATTTTTCACCTGTTGAGAGAATCACATCTCGTTCCAAGCCTTCCTCTCATGTTGATGACTATGTCAGAAGCTTGTTTGGTACTACTAGTAGTACACACAAGTCCGGTGAAGACGATTCTTTAGGGATTGACCCTTTTGTTAGATCCTTGGAATGGGGTGATGTTAGCTTGAGACAGTGGTTGGATAAACCTGAAAGATCCGTTGATGTTTTCGAGTGCTTGCACGTTTTCAGACAAATCGTCGAGATTGTGAATTCGGCTCACTCTCAAGGCATTGTTGTTCATAATGTCAGGCCATCTTGTTTTGTTATGTCTTCCTTTAACCATGTTTCCTTCATTGAGTCCGCTTCGGACTCCGGCTCTGATTCCTTGGAGGACGGTCCAATTAGTCAGAAGGAGATTGGTAGCTCGAGAAGAGAGGAAGCTGTATCGAATGCTATTGCAGTTGAAGAGAAAGGAGACTACAATAAGCTTTTGGAGAGACGAATTGAGAaactggaagaagaaaagaatcaacCTTTTCCTATGAAACATATATTAGCTATGGAGACAAGCTGGTATACAAGCCCTGAAGAGGATTTTGGTGGTTCAAGTACTTGTGCTTCAGATGTTTACCGTCTTGGCGTTCTCCTTTTCGAG CTATTCTGCCCTGTGCCTTCAAGAGAAGAGAAGTCAAGAACTATGTCTAGTTTAAGACATCGCGTTCTTCCGCCTCAGATTTTGCTCAAATGTCCAAAAGAAGCTTCTTTCTGCTTGTGGTTATTGCATCCCGACCCAAGTTGTCGACCATCAATGAG TGACTTGCTGCAAAGCGAGTTTATAACCGAACCAAGAGACAATTTGGAAGAACGTGAAGCAGCAGTTGAGCTTAGGGATAGAATCGAGGAACAGGAGTCGTTACTCGAGTTCTTGTTACTTATTCAACAGAGAAAGCATGAATCTGCGTATAGATTGAGGGACACCGTTTCGCTTCTTTCGTCTGACATTGAGCAAGTTGTAAAGAGACaattaattttgaagaaaaGGGGAAGCTCACTCTCTGATTTCAGTAAAGATGATCATCAATACCCCTCTGGTCAGCCATTGATGAACTTCCAGGCAAACGAGGAGCCATCAGCATTCTTGACCTCAAGAAAACGGTTTAGACAAGGAGTTACGGCATTGGAAGACGATGTTGAAGTTGATGAAGAGAGTCAAGGAAGCACACTTCTTGAAAGCTCTCGGTTGATGAGAAACTTCAAGAAACTAGAATCTGTCTACTTTCTGACAAGGCGCAGGCAAATGAAAGCTACTGCTTCAGGGAAATCATTAACTAGACATTCTCCGTTAAGTAGTGAAAATGGAAGAGGTTCAATGATTGTATCAGAGAAAAGCTCAGTAAGCAACCCGGTGGCACCCAAAGATTTCTACAATAATGATTTGAGACAAGGCGGGTGGATAGATCCATTCCTTGAGGGTTTGTGCAGATATTTATCATTCAGTAAGCTAAGAGTAAAAGCAGATTTGAAACAAGGAGATTTGTTGAACTCTTCTAACCTTGTCTGCGCCCTTGCTTTTGACCGAGATGGAGAACTATTCGCCACTGCTGGtgtcaacaagaaaatcaaaatattcgAATGTAACTCCATCGTAAACAATAACCGGGATATTCACTATCCGGTTGTTGAATTGGCTGGTCGGTCAAAGCTAAGTAGTTTATGTTGGAACAGCTACATAAAGAGCCAAATTGCATCAAGTAACTTTGATGGCGTAGTTCAG atATGGGATGTTGCGAGAAGCCAGTTGGTTACAGAGATGAAGGAGCACAAGAAGCGAGTATGGTCCATCGATATATCATCAGCAGACCCGACTTTGCTGGCTAGCGGAAGCGACGATGGAACTGTTAAGCTATGGAGTATCAATCAG GGAGCTAGCATTGGGACCATTAAGACAAAGGCCAATATATGCTGTGTCCAGTTTCCATCGGATTCAGGACGGTCTCTAGCATTTGGTTCTGCAGATCACAAAGTGTATTACTACGATCTTCGAAACCCCAAGATTCCTCTTTGCACAATGGTTGGTCATAGCAAGACAGTGAGCTATGTCAAGTTTGTTGATTCATCAACTCTTGTGTCCTCTTCTACTGATAACACACTCAAGCTTTGGGACTTGTCGATGTCTGCTTCTGGGGTTAATGAAACCCCTCTTCACTCATTCACTGGACATACTAATTTAAAG AATTTTGTTGGCTTATCTGTCTCTGATGGGTATATAGCAACAGGCTCAGAGACTAACGAG GTTTTCGTGTACCACAAGGCATTCCCAATGCCAGTGATGTCGTACATGTTCAACAACACCGACTCTGTATCTGGTCTAGAAGTGGATGATGCCTCACAATTCATATCTTCCATCTGCTGGCGAGGACAGTCGTCTACGTTAGTTGCTGCTAACTCCAATGGCAACATCAAGATTTTGGAGATGATGGCTTGA